A single Cannabis sativa cultivar Pink pepper isolate KNU-18-1 chromosome 7, ASM2916894v1, whole genome shotgun sequence DNA region contains:
- the LOC115696525 gene encoding uncharacterized mitochondrial protein AtMg00810-like, which yields MALNNLQGNGVFLALLVYVDDIIVATINTSALTKFITTLDAQFKLKDLGPLHFFLGLEIARCPQGISVSQRPFTIQLLKDSGCLGSKPVSTPMEPNIKLSTESGDLLPNPTQYHSLIGKLLYLTITRPDISFAVNKLSQFLQSPRQPHLTAATRILHYLKNSPGQGLFFHASSSSPLQLKAFADADWGACLDTRRSISGYCVFLGKSLISWKSKKQPTVSRSSAEAEYRVMANATCELTWVISILKDFHTNIQLPSTLFCDNSVAIHISENPVYHERTKHVEIDCHIVREKITNGTLKMNHVSSKANLADILTKPLFPASFNEILSKMGVRDLYTPP from the exons ATGGCCTTAAACAATCTTCAAGGCAATG GTGTTTTTTTGGCTCTTCTCGTTTATGTGGACGACATTATCGTCGCCACAATTAACACATCTGCCTTAACCAAATTCATCACTACCCTTGATGCACAATTCAAGTTAAAAGACCTTGGCCCTCTCCATTTCTTTCTCGGTCTAGAAATTGCACGATGCCCTCAAGGCATCTCTGTATCTCAACGACCATTCACTATTCAATTGCtcaaagattctggctgccttGGTTCAAAACCAGTGTCCACTCCCATGGAACCAAACATTAAACTTAGCACTGAATCAGGGGACTTACTACCAAACCCAACTCAATATCACAGCCTCATTGGCAAGCTTCTATACCTCACAATAACACGGCCTGATATAAGTTTTGCCGTAAATAAATTGAGTCAATTTTTACAATCCCCTCGACAACCTCACTTGACTGCAGCCACAAGAATTTTACACTACCTAAAGAATTCTCCAGGGCAGGGCCTATTTTTCCacgcatcatcatcatcaccactcCAGCTCAAAGCTTTTGCTGATGCTGATTGGGGAGCATGCCTCGACACCAGACGCTCCATCTCTGGCTACTGTGTATTTCTTGGCAAATCCTTAATCTCCTGGAAGTCAAAGAAACAGCCCACGGTTTCCCGCTCCTCAGCCGAAGCAGAGTACCGGGTAATGGCCAATGCTACGTGTGAACTAACCTGGGTCATCTCCATACTGAAGGATTTTCACACCAACATTCAGCTGCCTTCAACTCTTTTTTGTGACAATAGCGTAGCAATCCACATTTCAGAAAATCCAGTATACCATGAGAGAACTAAACACGTCGAAATCGATTGCCATATCGTCCGAGAAAAGATCACCAATGGCACTCTCAAAATGAATCATGTTTCATCCAAAGCCAATCTTGCAGACATCCTAACAAAACCACTCTTTCCTGCTTCCTTCAACGAAATTTTGTCCAAGATGGGTGTTCGAGATCTCTACACTCCACCTTGA
- the LOC133029176 gene encoding uncharacterized protein LOC133029176, whose translation MASSSRVMEELENRWDTICLEEEEESEEILEDEEDGNPVFDGRWSLVGKLLTGRISDYKVFQNMIADLWKPGKGMTVKILEQNRFLFQFYHEIDIQRVINGSPWTFDRKHLILKRLKAGDNPKMVELDTIDMWVQIHDLQSGFKTEQAVQKAGNYIGTFLSSDPNNFHGIWRDYLRVRVSISLHKPLKRRMKFRKRDGETFWANFKYEKVPTFCFICGIMGHPETFCPKLYDTPVANLTKPYGLFMKAPPRRNNFLTASPWLRQHEAPPMDTGVKSPDEDTEFNAPHDTRPDDREDNLPRNNYGNLHGYGKEIAYDLGAAHVQPNMALNEPIVLVKENQALFSSDMELTISELKRRRPPNIMSTLSWNCRGLGNPRAIQFLEDICFQKKPKFLFLCETLCNKELVNRVRVRLGFEGAFSVDAVGRKGGLALFWKSNDEAKFLGFSQHHIDLEVSVQGMGVWRLTGLYGEPNRQLRHQTWQLLRSLSLESTLPWCVIGDFNNIASNEEKKGGRPYPTALISGFQSALDDCHLIDLELRGYPFTWQRGKGTDQCIEIRLDKAAVTHEWLVIFNHSTLTNIDYTCSDHTPIFLQPEMLSTAATFHCFRYENVWSREPLCSQLVEDCWSNLHGLPLSSKIAQCSIRLEEWGKENSGNFKNRIAQSKRRMTRMKSQSSSFLHTEFESEQNNYFELLAQQEIYWKQRSKQFWLHNGDKNTKYFHASASARKRNNQIRQLQNNAGEWTDWTTGLDQVIVQYFNDLYTAGYSSNDGVIREVNCTVSSIQNEELLKPVSCEEVRLALFQMHPDKAPGPDGMGPGFFQHHWNTVGIDVVNLVQDFFHSGSFPKELNETNLVLIPKKKNVATMGDLRPIALCNVAYKVISKVLANRMRDIIDLIISDTQSAFIPGRLISDNIMVAFEVMHYLKRKTKGKKGYMALKLDMSKAYDRVEWSYLQAVMLQMGFAERWVNLIMFCVSSVSYSVLHNGHRMGPILPSRGIRQGDPLSTYLFIICAEGFSALIKKFESQQLLQGCRVAHGAPSITHMLFADDSYLFCQATTGAAVGISNLLQVFENASGQKINFHKSTIFFSPNTSAETRTQICNRLVMPEASEGSLYLGLPNIVGRNKNAVLGFLKNKVIARVNSWDGKLLSRAGKEILLKTVVQSLPTYAMSVFLLTKSTCLEIEKEMARFWWKTSSSKGRGITWMSWDRMCASKSEGGLGFRNLHDFNLAMLAKQGWRLLCKPDSLAGKIYKARYYPHSDFLTAELGNNPSFVWRSIWSSQDLLRSGIRRTIGTGTNVNILQHPWLPNLANPYVSVHHPGLVNQFVDSLFITDSRTWDIDVVMDMFCASDAAAILGIPLSLNATRDSWSWMYENNEDFSVKSAYGLLQKQKQSQRINTDTSFWDKLWGLCIPPKVKNFLWRAATNNLPTCVNLVFRHVEVPTVCPVCKSQPETTSHALIFCNIALACWRKVGVTFVFDPGGHFRSWLQLMFTSATAEQIATIAMVCWSLWKARNNTVWKAKNTSVSNIVGSATIALDQWKKAQDKNSLSSLCINNKVDGVEHWTKPETNTIKLNVDASIFEREEQYGFGIVARDHGGNCLEARAGCFGGIYSAAVVEALGIKEALSWIKTKNWVHVVVETDSLVTVQAIRSSQIMGSTFGLIIQDCRSALLSLPNVNLCFVKRSANRAAHYVARQSRFHAGGSISDFPISSDLQNLMYSEC comes from the exons ATGGCCTCAAGCAGTCGAGTAATGGAAGAGTTAGAGAATAGATGGGATACAATCTGtttagaagaagaggaagagagcGAAGAGATACTGGAAGATGAGGAAGATGGCAACCCTGTGTTTGATGGAAGATGGAGCCTTGTAGGGAAATTGTTAACAGGCAGAATATCCGATTATAAGGTATTTCAAAATATGATCGCAGACCTATGGAAGCCAGGCAAAGGTATGACTGTAAAGATTTTAGAGCAGAACCGATTCTTGTTTCAGTTCTATCATGAGATTGACATTCAACGTGTTATCAATGGTAGTCCATGGACATTTGATCGAAAGCATTTGATCTTGAAGAGACTGAAGGCAGGGGACAACCCAAAAATGGTGGAATTGGATACGATTGACATGTGGGTTCAGATCCATGACTTACAATCTGGATTCAAAACAGAGCAAGCAGTTCAAAAAGCCGGGAATTACATTGGCACATTTCTCAGTTCGGATCCTAATAATTTTCATGGTATTTGGCGTGATTACCTTCGGGTACGGGTCTCTATTTCGTTACATAAACCTCTGAAGAGGAGGATGAAGTTCCGGAAACGTGATGGTGAAACTTTTTGGGCCAATTTTAAATATGAGAAAGTCCCCACATTCTGCTTTATATGTGGTATCATGGGACACCCTGAGACATTTTGTCCCAAGCTATACGATACCCCTGTAGCTAATCTCACAAAGCCATACGGCCTCTTTATGAAAGCTCCACCACGAAGAAACAACTTTCTCACTGCTTCTCCATGGCTCCGGCAACATGAAGCACCCCCGATGGATACCGGCGTCAAGAGTCCTGATGAAGATACCGAATTTAATGCTCCCCATGATACTCGGCCTGATGATAGGGAGGATAATCTTCCAAGGAATAATTATGGAAACTTGCATGGATATGGAAAGGAAATTGCCTATGATTTGGGAGCTGCTCATGTACAGCCGAATATGGCTTTAAATGAGCCAATTGTCTTGGTCAAAGAGAATCAAGCTTTATTCTCTTCTGATATGGAATTGACGATATCTGAGCTTAAAAGGAGAC GCCCACCAAACATTATGAGCACCTTGAGTTGGAACtgccgtgggcttgggaacccacggGCCATTCAGTTCCTGGAGGATATTTGTTTCCAAAAGAAGCCCAAATTTCTTTTCTTATGTGAGACCCTTTGTAACAAAGAATTGGTGAATCGGGTGCGAGTTAGACTCGGTTTTGAAGGAGCCTTTTCAGTCGATGCTGTTGGAAGAAAGGGAGGCCTTGCTCTGTTCTGGAAATCGAATGATGAAGCCAAGTTCTTGGGTTTTTCTCAACATCATATCGATTTGGAGGTTAGTGTTCAAGGTATGGGAGTTTGGAGGTTAACTGGACTATATGGCGAACCAAACAGACAATTACGACATCAAACTTGGCAACTTCTTCGAAGCCTCTCTCTCGAGTCAACACTTCCATGGTGTGTAATTGGTGATTTTAATAACATAGCCAGCAATGAAGAGAAGAAAGGAGGACGTCCGTATCCCACTGCTTTAATCTCTGGCTTTCAATCGGCCCTTGACGATTGTCATCTTATCGACTTGGAGCTTCGTGGCTATCCTTTTACTTGGCAACGTGGAAAAGGAACGGACCAATGCATTGAAATTCGTCTAGATAAAGCCGCTGTTACTCATGAATGGTTAGTCATTTTTAATCACTCTACACTCACCAATATTGACTACACTTGCTCTGATCATACACCTATATTTTTACAACCTGAAATGCTGTCTACTGCTGCCACATTCCACTGCTTTCGGTATGAAAATGTATGGTCCCGTGAACCATTGTGTTCCCAGCTGGTTGAAGATTGTTGGTCTAATTTGCACGGGTTACCTCTGTCTAGTAAAATAGCTCAATGTTCAATTCGGTTGGAGGAATGGGGAAAGGAAAACTCAGGGAATTTCAAGAACCGTATCGCCCAAAGCAAGAGGCGTATGACCAGAATGAAGAGCCAGTCGAGTTCGTTTCTGCATACCGAATTCGAAAgtgaacaaaataattattttgaactATTGGCTCAACAGGAGATTTATTGGAAGCAGAGATCGAAACAGTTTTGGCTCCATAATGGTGACAAGAATACCAAGTACTTCCATGCCTCTGCAAGTGCCAGGAAGAGAAACAATCAGATTCGTCAACTGCAAAACAATGCTGGGGAGTGGACAGATTGGACAACTGGCCTTGATCAGGTAATTGTTCAATATTTTAATGATCTGTATACAGCTGGTTATTCGTCAAATGATGGAGTTATTAGAGAGGTTAACTGCACTGTTAGTTCTATCCAAAATGAAGAACTcttgaaaccagtttcttgcGAGGAGGTGAGACTTGCCTTGTTTCAGATGCACCCTGATAAAGCTCCAGGGCCAGATGGAATGGGTCCGGGATTCTTTCAACATCACTGGAATACTGTTGGGATAGATGTGGTAAATCTTGTTCAGGATTTCTTTCATTCAGGCTCCTTCCCAAAAGAGTTGAATGAAACTAATCTTGTTTTAATTCCCAAAAAGAAGAATGTTGCTACAATGGGAGATTTAAGGCCTATTGCTCTTTGTAATGTTGCCTATAAAGTGATCTCTAAAGTTCTTGCAAATCGGATGAGAGATATCATTGATCTTATAATCTCAGACACTCAAAGTGCGTTCATCCCTGGACGCCTTATCTCAGATAATATCATGGTGGCTTTTGAAGTCATGCACTATCTCAAACGTAAAACAAAAGGCAAGAAAGGCTATATGGCTCTTAAACTGGACATGAGTAAGGCCTATGACCGGGTTGAATGGAGTTATCTTCAGGCTGTGATGCTTCAAATGGGTTTTGCTGAAAGATGGGTCAACTTGATTATGTTTTGTGTATCATCTGTCAGCTATTCTGTTTTGCATAATGGTCATCGAATGGGCCCTATCCTTCCTTCTCGTGGCATTCGTCAGGGAGATCCATTATCTACTTACCTCTTTATTATTTGTGCTGAAGGCTTCTCTGCTCTCATCAAGAAATTCGAATCCCAGCAGCTTCTTCAAGGTTGTCGTGTGGCTCATGGGGCACCATCCATTACACATATGCTCTTCGCTGATGACAGTTATCTGTTTTGTCAAGCAACAACTGGTGCAGCTGTGGGGATTTCTAATCTCCTCCAAGTCTTTGAGAATGCGTCAGGTCAGAAAATAAATTTCCACAAGTCAACCATCTTTTTCAGTCCAAACACTAGTGctgaaactcgaactcaaaTTTGCAATAGACTTGTCATGCCCGAAGCATCTGAAGGAAGCTTGTATCTGGGCCTCCCGAATATTGTTGGTCGAAACAAAAATGCAGTCCTGGGTTTTCTGAAGAATAAAGTAATTGCAAGGGTCAATAGTTGGGATGGTAAACTCCTTTCTCGAGCTGGTAAAGAAATACTTCTCAAAACGGTGGTTCAATCACTCCCAACTTACGCCATGAGTGTCTTCCTCCTCACCAAAAGTACATGTCTTGAAATCGAGAAGGAAATGGCTCGATTCTGGTGGAAGACATCCTCAAGTAAAGGACGAGGCATAACCTGGATGTCCTGGGATCGTATGTGTGCTTCAAAGTCTGAAGGTGGCTTGGGTTTTCGTAACTTGCATGACTTCAATCTTGCAATGCTTGCTAAGCAAGGTTGGCGGCTTTTGTGCAAACCCGATTCCCTTGCGGGGAAAATTTACAAAGCTAGATATTACCCTCATTCGGATTTCCTTACTGCTGAATTGGGTAATAATCCTAGCTTCGTTTGGCGAAGCATTTGGAGTTCTCAAGACCTTTTACGCTCTGGCATTCGAAGAACCATTGGCACGGGTACAAATGTTAACATTCTCCAACATCCTTGGCTCCCAAATTTGGCGAATCCGTATGTCTCTGTGCATCATCCTGGGTTAGTAAATCAATTCGTTGACTCGCTCTTCATAACAGATTCTAGAACATGGGACATTGATGTTGTTATGGACATGTTCTGCGCTTCGGATGCTGCTGCAATACTAGGAATTCCACTTAGCTTAAATGCTACACGTGACTCCTGGTCTTGGATGTATGAGAATAATGAAGATTTCTCTGTGAAAAGCGCCTACGGTCTTCTCCAAAAACAGAAACAATCCCAGCGTATTAACACTGATACTAGTTTCTGGGATAAGCTTTGGGGGTTGTGTATACCTCCCAAAGTCAAGAATTTCTTGTGGCGAGCTGCAACAAACAATCTCCCCACCTGTGTAAATCTGGTTTTTCGTCATGTGGAAGTGCCGACCGTGTGTCCTGTGTGCAAATCTCAACCCGAAACTACATCCCATGCATTGATTTTCTGCAATATTGCTCTCGCCTGCTGGAGAAAGGTTGGAGTCACCTTTGTTTTTGATCCAGGAGGCCATTTCCGCAGCTGGTTACAGCTGATGTTTACCTCGGCCACTGCAGAACAAATAGCAACAATTGCTATGGTTTGTTGGTCACTTTGGAAAGCCAGGAACAACACCGTTTGGAAAgcaaaaaatacttctgtttcgaATATTGTTGGATCAGCTACAATTGCACTTGATCAATGGAAGAAAGCTCAAGACAAAAACTCTCTATCATCGTTATGCATAAATAACAAAGTTGATGGAGTTGAGCATTGGACTAAACCCGAAACTAACACAATCAAGTTAAACGTTGATGCATCGATTTTTGAAAGAGAAGAACAATATGGCTTTGGTATTGTGGCCCGTGACCACGGTGGCAACTGCTTGGAGGCTCGGGCAGGCTGCTTTGGTGGAATTTATTCTGCTGCGGTAGTTGAGGCCTTGGGAATCAAAGAGGCGCTTAGTTGGATCAAAACCAAAAATTGGGTCCATGTTGTGGTTGAAACGGATAGTCTTGTCACTGTCCAAGCAATCCGAAGTTCTCAAATCATGGGGTCGacttttggtttaattattcaGGACTGTCGTTCTGCTTTATTATCTTTGCCCAATGTTAATTTATGTTTTGTCAAACGATCAGCAAATCGTGCTGCACATTATGTTGCTAGGCAGTCTCGATTTCATGCTGGTGGTAGCATTTCTGATTTTCCCATTTCATCTGATCTTCAGAACCTTATGTATTCAGAATGCTAA